From a single Microbacterium terrisoli genomic region:
- a CDS encoding adenine phosphoribosyltransferase → MPDPQLQRAESLIRSIPDYPEPGVLFRDITPLLADAVALRATIDAMIEPFAGTFDVVAGIEARGFLLAGAAAVAAGVGLIPIRKAGKLPRPAAAVDYSLEYGTATIEAHDDIRPGMRVLLIDDVLATGGTLQAAHSLVRQLGGTVVGTTVLMELEALGGRSLVGDVHALFCV, encoded by the coding sequence GTGCCCGATCCACAGCTGCAGCGCGCGGAGAGCCTGATCCGCAGCATCCCCGACTATCCCGAACCGGGGGTGCTGTTCCGCGACATCACGCCGCTGCTGGCCGATGCCGTCGCCTTGCGCGCCACGATCGATGCGATGATCGAGCCGTTCGCCGGCACCTTCGACGTGGTCGCCGGCATCGAGGCGCGCGGCTTCCTGCTCGCCGGGGCGGCGGCGGTGGCCGCGGGGGTGGGGCTGATCCCGATCCGCAAAGCAGGCAAGCTGCCTCGGCCGGCGGCGGCGGTCGACTACTCGCTCGAGTACGGCACGGCGACGATCGAGGCGCACGACGACATCCGCCCCGGCATGCGCGTGCTGCTCATCGACGACGTACTGGCCACCGGCGGCACGCTGCAGGCCGCGCACTCGCTGGTCAGGCAGCTCGGGGGAACCGTGGTGGGCACGACCGTGCTGATGGAGCTCGAGGCGCTGGGCGGCCGGTCCCTCGTCGGCGACGTGCACGCGCTCTTCTGCGTCTGA
- a CDS encoding glycoside hydrolase family 3 N-terminal domain-containing protein, which produces MRARIFVPLVAAALLLSACAPTTASPAPSRSDVRVTASPPLEPLQTPTPTDPIAGLTLAQRVGQLFMVGTPRDAAAAGSLKAIAARHVGSVFLHSSPRAGADQTAAVVQKFRNLVSPQTTGGVPLWVATDQEGGDVQVLQGAGFDPIPSALKQGGMPPATLQQDAATWASQLRAAGVDMNLAPVADIVTSAAVARQNKPIGLLNRQYGYDEKAVSAGAGAFAAGMREGGVMPTFKHFPGLGRTTSNTDFAPAFDTVITASSPDVDVYRSLLAHGPALVMLSTAVYKKIDPSAPAAFSSKIVTGILRDELGFDGVVITDDLSAAAAVSAFTPAARAIKAIQAGCDIVLVSSGPTLLPEMYDAVLAEATSDPAFAAEVDAAARRVVVAKQLGVG; this is translated from the coding sequence ATGCGCGCACGCATTTTCGTCCCACTGGTGGCAGCGGCCCTGCTGCTCTCCGCGTGCGCGCCGACGACCGCCTCACCGGCCCCGTCGCGCAGCGACGTGCGGGTGACGGCCTCGCCGCCGCTCGAACCGCTGCAGACTCCGACGCCGACTGATCCCATCGCCGGTCTGACCCTTGCGCAGCGCGTCGGGCAGCTGTTCATGGTCGGCACACCCCGCGACGCGGCCGCCGCCGGCTCGTTGAAGGCGATCGCCGCCCGTCACGTGGGCAGTGTGTTCCTGCACAGCAGCCCGCGCGCGGGCGCGGATCAGACCGCCGCCGTCGTGCAGAAGTTCAGGAATCTGGTATCGCCGCAGACCACCGGTGGGGTGCCGCTGTGGGTCGCGACCGACCAGGAGGGCGGCGACGTCCAGGTGCTCCAAGGAGCCGGTTTCGACCCGATCCCGTCGGCTCTGAAGCAGGGGGGCATGCCCCCGGCGACGTTGCAGCAGGATGCCGCGACCTGGGCATCGCAGCTGCGTGCCGCGGGTGTCGACATGAATCTGGCACCGGTCGCCGACATCGTCACGAGTGCGGCGGTCGCCCGTCAGAACAAGCCCATCGGGTTGCTGAACCGCCAATACGGCTACGACGAGAAGGCCGTGTCGGCCGGCGCCGGAGCGTTTGCCGCCGGCATGCGCGAGGGCGGTGTGATGCCGACGTTCAAGCACTTCCCGGGCCTGGGGCGCACGACCTCGAACACCGACTTCGCGCCCGCGTTCGACACCGTCATCACCGCCTCGTCGCCCGATGTCGACGTCTACCGGTCGCTGCTCGCGCACGGGCCCGCGCTGGTGATGCTCTCGACGGCCGTGTACAAGAAGATCGACCCGTCGGCACCCGCCGCATTCTCGTCGAAGATCGTCACCGGCATCCTGCGCGACGAACTCGGCTTCGACGGCGTCGTGATCACCGACGACCTGTCGGCCGCGGCCGCTGTTTCGGCCTTCACCCCCGCCGCTCGGGCGATAAAGGCGATCCAGGCAGGGTGCGACATCGTGCTCGTCTCGTCCGGCCCCACCCTGCTGCCCGAGATGTACGACGCGGTGCTCGCCGAAGCCACGTCCGACCCGGCGTTCGCCGCGGAGGTGGATGCCGCCGCCCGCCGCGTCGTCGTCGCCAAGCAACTCGGGGTCGGCTGA